A genome region from Bombus pyrosoma isolate SC7728 linkage group LG14, ASM1482585v1, whole genome shotgun sequence includes the following:
- the LOC122574738 gene encoding R3H domain-containing protein 1-like isoform X4 gives MARLEIPSIVVHKGSRSHSRPESPTVVVRGGMPSLPSSRQGFVISGSNTSYQNSSESDMIDGNANPNVGSSPTQNSLHRSSPSCPPDKSDSENKNFRTRTNTKVKLLVRSHAMRESTSPPREPHNGSSSPHSPQSVDGEKKFVGNLSPNSTNVKLNNNESMFNSNLCPNQSPKQMRNTATSPTCRAPSRNGQSSPSQIHSPKNNTSPTNGNKSENQRSKMTGSHVIQKCNNCVKNNQNDRPGLLQTPVSPSKAGQALQHSPKSTNLAQNAQNNQQKMEQRRPNTLNICNNQCSTQCGNTLSVSRPSSRHKLRHQNSSQGSFDSASPCLSRDSSTELYTDSTGIDLEHFIAETINRNQKDRTVLLKIEKDLIEFAKDKQKVCHKFPNMSSYNRMLVHRVAAYFGMEHNVDQSGSSVIVTRTKNMRIPNTRFKEHIRDDLILSEEPRRSILKRDSSSFEDNFNFKSPDRLSGDYCRQNKSFEEREEEYERARRRIFKDSSGESSEVTSWPYWSSSESSDASARYRLLHPSDHTMRLCCVCNRQTKLLKGESFDGRESCRGSVLRPSVSKSFSFGGYTRGMLSRGDSVTSTHSAGARLMKQEIKSVADSGASMCSRLSPSSSGYKSQSQRSDATISPSPSPSPVATMTCSHTQVSSQDLASPESNNQTVMWAVTSISSVPPGSIIINPQTNQPYTNPDGSIYRFDPENPPKFYTAALPHENERNNMSPSKTIEVSEPPKITQNNTKNENKKRSQTNKQHNGGNTTAVTHVTNSATSPSLPFTPPPQQNPGSLQQPQQQQQQQQQQQQQQQQTQQQQTLVKSSSTVQTCNHNQAAQPYTTYVPTSEPYNQGVYPPSVGQQTVMMAPHPSQNQANVQNNGQGDVFNQNSVYANYAVPVQQGPVSQTTEITELSGYFMGMSIYDQRVTGDNHSTPPHSYPQPQPSTNQAVQNVQTMPQNYWQPPPNSVPAQQTMYFVPPPGAALSVSQGPGDRQPLHQQQRFTTNYSFNAQTMTPPSQSNSNYVGSYPVPYNSMPAVTPAPGDYTYQPSVHMVPTYYPPGQTTIQPPPVMYRVPTPPNTPTSNQMPGMPLMYVNSGSYPPPTMVSNGTFGHQVGHNGTSPAPPGTYMTPALVPNLVFRQNVPVVAGVRASTPGNSQRTSRSPTPAHELFGSGSGDRSAQPQPRYPLPMYQGVHIVQGDMRLMHPAVPANPRLQYAPVPSPPVVQGCPRPYRPPSYSSNTSGAGTPTSFDGRNQKIRKQRSKVASLPPTGARPNLYQTPSMPSLSSNVPKDIREAKPVEDNMI, from the exons ATGGCCCGCCTGGAGA TACCAAGTATAGTGGTGCATAAAGGCAGCAGGTCGCACAGCCGACCTGAGAGTCCCACGGTGGTGGTGCGAGGAGGAATGCCCTCACTGCCATCCTCTAGACAAGGCTTCGTCATAAGTGGCTCCAATACATCATATCAGAACAGCTCGGAGTCGGATATGATAGACGGGAATGCCAATCCGAATGTCGGCTCTTCTCCTACACAGAATTCTCTCCACCGCAGCTCGCCCTCCTGTCCTCCTGACAAATCAGACTCAGAGAACAAGAACTTTCGTACCAGG ACGAATACGAAAGTTAAGTTGCTGGTCAGGAGCCATGCTATGAGAGAGTCGACGTCTCCCCCAAGGGAGCCACACAACGGTTCGTCGTCTCCACATAGCCCTCAGTCGGTGGACGGTGAAAAGAAGTTCGTGGGCAACCTGTCTCCAAATTCCACTAACGTGAAGCTTAATAACAACGAGTCAATGTTCAACAGTAATCTTTGCCCAAATCAATCCCCCAAGCAAATGCGTAATACAGCCACTTCACCTACCTGTCGAGCTCCGTCACGAAATG GTCAATCTAGTCCCTCCCAAATTCACTCACCAAAGAATAATACCTCTCCAACGAACGGCAATAAGTCGGAAAACCAACGTTCCAAGATGACAGGCTCGCACGTGATTCAAAAATGCAATAATTGCGTAAAGAACAATCAAAATGACCGACCTGGCTTGCTTCAGACGCCTGTGTCTCCGTCGAAGGCTGGGCAGGCGTTGCAACACTCGCCAAAGAGTACCAACCTGGCTCAAAACGCGCAAAACAATCAGCAGAAGATGGAACAACGTAGACCAAACACGTTGAATATTTGCAACAACCAGTGTTCGACGCAGTGCGGCAATACCTTGTCCGTGAGCAGACCTAGCTCGCGGCACAAGCTGAGGCATCAGAATTCCTCTCAGGGTAGCTTTGACAGCGCTTCTCCTTGCCTCTCACGAG ATAGTAGTACGGAATTGTATACGGACAGTACTGGAATAGATCTGGAGCATTTCATCGCGGAAACTATAAATCGTAACCAGAAAGATCGCACGGTGCTATTAAAAATCGAGAAAGATCTGATAGAATTCGCGAAGGACAAGCAGAAAGTCTGTCACAAGTTTCCAAACATGTCCTCTTACAACAGAATGCTAGTGCATCGCGTGGCAGCCTACTTTGGCATGGAACATAACGTAGATCAGTCTGGTTCCAGCGTGATAGTTACCAGAACGAAAAACATGCGGATTCCAAATACTCGTTTTAAGGAACACATCAGAGACGATCTGATTCTGTCCGAAGAACCGCGAAGAAGTATTCTGAAGAGAGATTCTAGCTCGTTCGAggacaatttcaattttaagtCACCTGACAGATTATCTGGCGATTATTGCCGACAGAATAAGAGTTTCGAGGAAAGGGAGGAGGAGTATGAACGTGCCAgacgaagaatatttaaagatagcAGTGGGGAAAGTAGCGAAGTTACTTCCTGGCCTTATTGGTCTTCTTCAGAAAGTTCTGACGCTTCTGCGAGATATCGTTTGTTACATCCTTCGGATCATACGATGAG GCTATGTTGCGTATGTAATAGGCAAACGAAGCTCTTGAAAGGGGAATCTTTCGATGGAAGAGAATCCTGTCGGGGTTCCGTATTGAGGCCATCTGTTTCCAAGTCCTTTAGTTTCGGTGGTTACACCAGGGGAATGCTTTCTAGAGGGGACAGTGTTACATCCACTCATAGTGCTGGGGCTCGCCTTATGAAGCAAG AGATTAAATCTGTTGCAGACTCAGGTGCTAGTATGTGTTCGCGACTAAGTCCTTCGAGTAGCGGCTATAAATCGCAAAGCCAACGCAGCGATGCCACGATATCGCCGTCTCCTTCGCCATCCCCTGTGGCAACCATGACCTGCAGTCATACCCAAGTATCTAGTCAGGATCTCGCTTCTCCGGAATCGAATAATCAAACGGTAATGTGGGCGGTTACCAGTATATCCAGTGTACCGCCAGGTAGCATAATCATAAATCCGCAAACGAATCAGCCGTATACCAATCCAGATGGTTCGATTTACCGCTTCGATCCAGAGAACCCACCAAAATTTTATACTGCTGCATTGCCGCACGAAAACGAAAGGAATAACATGTCGCCCAGCAAGACTATAGAAGTATCCGAGCCACCCAAAATAACACAAAATAACacaaagaacgaaaataaaaagagatcgCAGACAAACAAGCAACACAACGGTGGTAACACAACAGCAGTGACTCATGTGACGAACTCGGCGACATCACCGAGTTTGCCGTTCACGCCGCCACCTCAACAGAATCCAGGATCATTGCAACAAccgcaacaacaacaacaacaacaacaacaacaacaacaacaacaacaacagacGCAGCAGCAACAAACTCTAGTCAAATCATCGTCGACAGTGCAAACTTGCAATCACAATCAAGCAGCTCAACCATACACGACCTACGTACCTACCTCAGAACCGTATAATCAGGGTGTCTATCCACCCTCTGTGGGGCAACAGACTGTGATGATGGCTCCTCATCCGAGTCAAAATCAGGCGAACGTTCAAAACAATGGTCAGGGTGATGTATTTAATCAGAATTCGGTTTACGCGAATTATGCAGTACCTGTGCAACAAGGACCAGTGTCGCAGACAACGGAGATAACTGAATTGTCCGGATATTTTATGGGTATGAGTATCTACGATCAACGCGTGACTGGTGATAACCATTCTACGCCGCCGCACTCTTACCCACAACCGCAACCATCTACAAATCAAGCAGTTCAAAATGTGCAGACGATGCCGCAGAATTACTGGCAACCACCACCTAATTCTGTACcg GCACAACAGACGATGTACTTTGTACCTCCGCCTGGTGCAGCACTTTCAGTCAGTCAGGGTCCAGGTGATAGACAGCCATTGCACCAACAACAGAGATTTACGacaaattattctttcaatgCACAAACTATGACTCCTCCGAGCCAATCAAATT CTAATTACGTGGGTAGTTATCCAGTCCCTTACAATTCAATGCCCGCTGTAACACCAGCACCAGGGGATTACACGTATCAACCATCAGTTCATATGGTACCTACGTATTATCCGCCAGGTCAAACGACGATTCAACCACCACCTGTTATGTACAGAGTGCCAACACCACCAAATACTCCAACTTCTAATCAG ATGCCTGGAATGCCACTGAtgtacgtcaactctggtagCTATCCGCCACCAACGATGGTATCCAATGGAACATTTGGCCATCAAGTCGGACACAATGGCACATCACCTGCACCTCCTGGAACTTATATGACTCCCGCGCTGGTTCCCAATCTCGTTTTTAGGCAGAATGTTCCT GTTGTTGCTGGTGTACGAGCTTCAACGCCAGGTAACTCTCAGAGAACTAGCAGGTCGCCGACTCCAGCACACGAGCTGTTCGGAAGTGGGAGCGGGGACAGAAGCGCACAACCCCAACCACGCTACCCACTGCCAATGTATCAGGGTGTCCATATTGTACAAG gaGATATGAGATTGATGCATCCCGCAGTACCAGCCAACCCACGGTTGCAGTATGCGCCAGTACCATCACCACCTGTTGTTCAAGGTTGTCCACGACCGTACCGACCGCCTTCTTATTCGTCGAACACCTCAGGCGCTGGTACACCAACCTCGTTTGATGGGAGAAATCAGAAAATTCGTAAACAGAG GTCCAAAGTAGCATCGTTGCCACCAACAGGCGCGCGGCCCAATCTTTATCAGACTCCTTCCATGCCGTCGCTCTCGTCTAACGTTCCGAAAGATATCAGAGAAG CGAAACCTGTGGAAGACAATATGATATAA
- the LOC122574738 gene encoding R3H domain-containing protein 1-like isoform X6, which produces MPSLPSSRQGFVISGSNTSYQNSSESDMIDGNANPNVGSSPTQNSLHRSSPSCPPDKSDSENKNFRTRTNTKVKLLVRSHAMRESTSPPREPHNGSSSPHSPQSVDGEKKFVGNLSPNSTNVKLNNNESMFNSNLCPNQSPKQMRNTATSPTCRAPSRNGQSSPSQIHSPKNNTSPTNGNKSENQRSKMTGSHVIQKCNNCVKNNQNDRPGLLQTPVSPSKAGQALQHSPKSTNLAQNAQNNQQKMEQRRPNTLNICNNQCSTQCGNTLSVSRPSSRHKLRHQNSSQGSFDSASPCLSRDSSTELYTDSTGIDLEHFIAETINRNQKDRTVLLKIEKDLIEFAKDKQKVCHKFPNMSSYNRMLVHRVAAYFGMEHNVDQSGSSVIVTRTKNMRIPNTRFKEHIRDDLILSEEPRRSILKRDSSSFEDNFNFKSPDRLSGDYCRQNKSFEEREEEYERARRRIFKDSSGESSEVTSWPYWSSSESSDASARYRLLHPSDHTMRLCCVCNRQTKLLKGESFDGRESCRGSVLRPSVSKSFSFGGYTRGMLSRGDSVTSTHSAGARLMKQEIKSVADSGASMCSRLSPSSSGYKSQSQRSDATISPSPSPSPVATMTCSHTQVSSQDLASPESNNQTVMWAVTSISSVPPGSIIINPQTNQPYTNPDGSIYRFDPENPPKFYTAALPHENERNNMSPSKTIEVSEPPKITQNNTKNENKKRSQTNKQHNGGNTTAVTHVTNSATSPSLPFTPPPQQNPGSLQQPQQQQQQQQQQQQQQQQTQQQQTLVKSSSTVQTCNHNQAAQPYTTYVPTSEPYNQGVYPPSVGQQTVMMAPHPSQNQANVQNNGQGDVFNQNSVYANYAVPVQQGPVSQTTEITELSGYFMGMSIYDQRVTGDNHSTPPHSYPQPQPSTNQAVQNVQTMPQNYWQPPPNSVPAQQTMYFVPPPGAALSVSQGPGDRQPLHQQQRFTTNYSFNAQTMTPPSQSNSNYVGSYPVPYNSMPAVTPAPGDYTYQPSVHMVPTYYPPGQTTIQPPPVMYRVPTPPNTPTSNQMPGMPLMYVNSGSYPPPTMVSNGTFGHQVGHNGTSPAPPGTYMTPALVPNLVFRQNVPVVAGVRASTPGNSQRTSRSPTPAHELFGSGSGDRSAQPQPRYPLPMYQGVHIVQGDMRLMHPAVPANPRLQYAPVPSPPVVQGCPRPYRPPSYSSNTSGAGTPTSFDGRNQKIRKQRSKVASLPPTGARPNLYQTPSMPSLSSNVPKDIREGTVKVTITRRNQLVQY; this is translated from the exons ATGCCCTCACTGCCATCCTCTAGACAAGGCTTCGTCATAAGTGGCTCCAATACATCATATCAGAACAGCTCGGAGTCGGATATGATAGACGGGAATGCCAATCCGAATGTCGGCTCTTCTCCTACACAGAATTCTCTCCACCGCAGCTCGCCCTCCTGTCCTCCTGACAAATCAGACTCAGAGAACAAGAACTTTCGTACCAGG ACGAATACGAAAGTTAAGTTGCTGGTCAGGAGCCATGCTATGAGAGAGTCGACGTCTCCCCCAAGGGAGCCACACAACGGTTCGTCGTCTCCACATAGCCCTCAGTCGGTGGACGGTGAAAAGAAGTTCGTGGGCAACCTGTCTCCAAATTCCACTAACGTGAAGCTTAATAACAACGAGTCAATGTTCAACAGTAATCTTTGCCCAAATCAATCCCCCAAGCAAATGCGTAATACAGCCACTTCACCTACCTGTCGAGCTCCGTCACGAAATG GTCAATCTAGTCCCTCCCAAATTCACTCACCAAAGAATAATACCTCTCCAACGAACGGCAATAAGTCGGAAAACCAACGTTCCAAGATGACAGGCTCGCACGTGATTCAAAAATGCAATAATTGCGTAAAGAACAATCAAAATGACCGACCTGGCTTGCTTCAGACGCCTGTGTCTCCGTCGAAGGCTGGGCAGGCGTTGCAACACTCGCCAAAGAGTACCAACCTGGCTCAAAACGCGCAAAACAATCAGCAGAAGATGGAACAACGTAGACCAAACACGTTGAATATTTGCAACAACCAGTGTTCGACGCAGTGCGGCAATACCTTGTCCGTGAGCAGACCTAGCTCGCGGCACAAGCTGAGGCATCAGAATTCCTCTCAGGGTAGCTTTGACAGCGCTTCTCCTTGCCTCTCACGAG ATAGTAGTACGGAATTGTATACGGACAGTACTGGAATAGATCTGGAGCATTTCATCGCGGAAACTATAAATCGTAACCAGAAAGATCGCACGGTGCTATTAAAAATCGAGAAAGATCTGATAGAATTCGCGAAGGACAAGCAGAAAGTCTGTCACAAGTTTCCAAACATGTCCTCTTACAACAGAATGCTAGTGCATCGCGTGGCAGCCTACTTTGGCATGGAACATAACGTAGATCAGTCTGGTTCCAGCGTGATAGTTACCAGAACGAAAAACATGCGGATTCCAAATACTCGTTTTAAGGAACACATCAGAGACGATCTGATTCTGTCCGAAGAACCGCGAAGAAGTATTCTGAAGAGAGATTCTAGCTCGTTCGAggacaatttcaattttaagtCACCTGACAGATTATCTGGCGATTATTGCCGACAGAATAAGAGTTTCGAGGAAAGGGAGGAGGAGTATGAACGTGCCAgacgaagaatatttaaagatagcAGTGGGGAAAGTAGCGAAGTTACTTCCTGGCCTTATTGGTCTTCTTCAGAAAGTTCTGACGCTTCTGCGAGATATCGTTTGTTACATCCTTCGGATCATACGATGAG GCTATGTTGCGTATGTAATAGGCAAACGAAGCTCTTGAAAGGGGAATCTTTCGATGGAAGAGAATCCTGTCGGGGTTCCGTATTGAGGCCATCTGTTTCCAAGTCCTTTAGTTTCGGTGGTTACACCAGGGGAATGCTTTCTAGAGGGGACAGTGTTACATCCACTCATAGTGCTGGGGCTCGCCTTATGAAGCAAG AGATTAAATCTGTTGCAGACTCAGGTGCTAGTATGTGTTCGCGACTAAGTCCTTCGAGTAGCGGCTATAAATCGCAAAGCCAACGCAGCGATGCCACGATATCGCCGTCTCCTTCGCCATCCCCTGTGGCAACCATGACCTGCAGTCATACCCAAGTATCTAGTCAGGATCTCGCTTCTCCGGAATCGAATAATCAAACGGTAATGTGGGCGGTTACCAGTATATCCAGTGTACCGCCAGGTAGCATAATCATAAATCCGCAAACGAATCAGCCGTATACCAATCCAGATGGTTCGATTTACCGCTTCGATCCAGAGAACCCACCAAAATTTTATACTGCTGCATTGCCGCACGAAAACGAAAGGAATAACATGTCGCCCAGCAAGACTATAGAAGTATCCGAGCCACCCAAAATAACACAAAATAACacaaagaacgaaaataaaaagagatcgCAGACAAACAAGCAACACAACGGTGGTAACACAACAGCAGTGACTCATGTGACGAACTCGGCGACATCACCGAGTTTGCCGTTCACGCCGCCACCTCAACAGAATCCAGGATCATTGCAACAAccgcaacaacaacaacaacaacaacaacaacaacaacaacaacaacaacagacGCAGCAGCAACAAACTCTAGTCAAATCATCGTCGACAGTGCAAACTTGCAATCACAATCAAGCAGCTCAACCATACACGACCTACGTACCTACCTCAGAACCGTATAATCAGGGTGTCTATCCACCCTCTGTGGGGCAACAGACTGTGATGATGGCTCCTCATCCGAGTCAAAATCAGGCGAACGTTCAAAACAATGGTCAGGGTGATGTATTTAATCAGAATTCGGTTTACGCGAATTATGCAGTACCTGTGCAACAAGGACCAGTGTCGCAGACAACGGAGATAACTGAATTGTCCGGATATTTTATGGGTATGAGTATCTACGATCAACGCGTGACTGGTGATAACCATTCTACGCCGCCGCACTCTTACCCACAACCGCAACCATCTACAAATCAAGCAGTTCAAAATGTGCAGACGATGCCGCAGAATTACTGGCAACCACCACCTAATTCTGTACcg GCACAACAGACGATGTACTTTGTACCTCCGCCTGGTGCAGCACTTTCAGTCAGTCAGGGTCCAGGTGATAGACAGCCATTGCACCAACAACAGAGATTTACGacaaattattctttcaatgCACAAACTATGACTCCTCCGAGCCAATCAAATT CTAATTACGTGGGTAGTTATCCAGTCCCTTACAATTCAATGCCCGCTGTAACACCAGCACCAGGGGATTACACGTATCAACCATCAGTTCATATGGTACCTACGTATTATCCGCCAGGTCAAACGACGATTCAACCACCACCTGTTATGTACAGAGTGCCAACACCACCAAATACTCCAACTTCTAATCAG ATGCCTGGAATGCCACTGAtgtacgtcaactctggtagCTATCCGCCACCAACGATGGTATCCAATGGAACATTTGGCCATCAAGTCGGACACAATGGCACATCACCTGCACCTCCTGGAACTTATATGACTCCCGCGCTGGTTCCCAATCTCGTTTTTAGGCAGAATGTTCCT GTTGTTGCTGGTGTACGAGCTTCAACGCCAGGTAACTCTCAGAGAACTAGCAGGTCGCCGACTCCAGCACACGAGCTGTTCGGAAGTGGGAGCGGGGACAGAAGCGCACAACCCCAACCACGCTACCCACTGCCAATGTATCAGGGTGTCCATATTGTACAAG gaGATATGAGATTGATGCATCCCGCAGTACCAGCCAACCCACGGTTGCAGTATGCGCCAGTACCATCACCACCTGTTGTTCAAGGTTGTCCACGACCGTACCGACCGCCTTCTTATTCGTCGAACACCTCAGGCGCTGGTACACCAACCTCGTTTGATGGGAGAAATCAGAAAATTCGTAAACAGAG GTCCAAAGTAGCATCGTTGCCACCAACAGGCGCGCGGCCCAATCTTTATCAGACTCCTTCCATGCCGTCGCTCTCGTCTAACGTTCCGAAAGATATCAGAGAAG gGACCGTGAAGGTGACAATCACCCGCCGAAACCAACTGGTACAATATTAA